The segment taaaggcgtgtatcaccactgcccagatgtcttcattttaaaaagctgaatagtattccattttgtaaatgaaccacattattttgcttccattctttcattgtgggaaatctgggttgtttccagcttctggccatcatagatagggctgctatgaacatagtggtgcatgtgccTCTAAGGTGTGGTGGGGCATCCTTTATTTATATGCCCAAGATATAGCTGAATTTTCGGGTAGacctattttctgaggaatctccagattgatttccaaagtggttgtaccagtttgcaatcccagcaatGGATGAgagtttctctttccccacattcttgccaacatgtgctgtcacctgagtttttgatcttagccattctgtttagtgtaaggtgaaatctcagggtcattttgacttacattttcctgatgactaagaactttgaacataaaaaaaaaaagaactttgaacattttttaggtgctctCAGccttttgagattcctcagttgagaattctttgtttaattgtgcaccccattttttgatggggttgtttggatttttggaggttagtttcttgagttccttatatattttggatattaaccctctattggatgtggggttagtgaagttttttccccccaatctgtaggttgccagcttgttttattgactatgtcctttgccctactgaaacttttcagttttacgaggtcccatttatcagttgttgatcttggagcctgagccactggagtttaatttaggaaaatttcccccatGCCAAGGATTtggaggctctttcccacttttctcttccactagattcaatgtatctggtctTATACTGAGGTTCTtattccacttggacttgagcttttttcAAGGTGACAAGTAtggttctattttcctttttctacatACTGACTGCCAATTAGACCGGCACAATAttgaagattctttctttttccactgaatggttttggcttctttgtcaaagatcaagtatgcCTAAGTGTGTTTTATTTCTGGATATTCAGTTTTCTTCCGTTAtaaacctgtctgtctctgtaccaataccatgcagtttttatcaccttTCTGTTACTGAACACTATTTCTCAGAGAATTTTCTAAAGAACCATTAAAAGGTCcatgttttctgtgtttcttctacCACAAACTTCTCTGTATTTCTCTGCCTTTACAACCTAGACAGGCTGAAAACTCAAGAGATTACCACATCCAGCTCTTTTTGTTCTTTACACTTCTATGTCTTTTACATTTAAGCAACAAGAAGTCACGGTATTATCGCAATCCTATGAGTTTTCAGTGTCACTGACTCtggttcctttttatttttacctcTTTCTGCTGATATTTCACTGCCAGTACTAAGAAGGAATTAGTCCATGTCTTCAACACTTCATTTAGACATCTCAGCCTCATCATTTATAACATATGCCTTCCATGTAGTAGTAGGACACCATTCTGATGCCCACAAGTGTACGGCAAGGATCCATTTCCTCTAGTTTTGAATAACAAGTTCCGCCTTTGTGGCAGTTACCACCAGTATTATCTACAACATCCACATTTTCTACAAACAGTCTGTTCTGATGCTTAAATATGTTCTATGAACATTTATGTTTCCTCTACCCAGCCCTACTCACTTCTTGGTTATCACTACTAGAGCCATCAAcactcatatttttttaaagaaatgttccaggCAGACAAATGTTTTCTCTTACTCACTAAAAGTCTCCCAGCTTCTTTCCAATGCCCACTTTCAAGGCCACATCTACATTTTAGATGTTTGTTCCATGTACCCACCCAAGTACCACAAACTAAGTTAGTGCTTACTACTGAGATATATGTACATGAATACATAGGCTTACTCACTTAAAATGAGTTTATCTCATTTAATAAAATGAGATCTTTTTTAATCATCTTAATTAAATTTGTTCCTTGGTATTTTCACACATTTATATAATGATACATTCTGATTGATTACTCTCTAACCACATCCTTCTTATCTTTCTTTGCCTCTGACTGTTGTCAATCCCCTCATCCAGAATCCTTTTTATGTTCATAGCACGTGcatgcttggtgtgtgtgtgtgtgtgtgtgtgtgtgtgtgtgtgtgtctgtgtctgtgtctgtgtgtctgtatgtctgtgtctgtgttccaTTGCATTAAAGCAGAGTTATCTGTGTGACCATGGGTATGAAAATACCTAGCAGAGTTTGGTGGAGTCTTGTGGGCTCCCTGGTGGCTATATAACTGAAAATAATGACTTCTCTCTCCCTGAGCTTTTCAGTAGCAGGAGCCCATGTTTGCTGTAAAATCGCATTGTGATTGTTAGTCCATgcccaaaggaaaacatttccctcccctcctccttgtcttcttcctttttttcctgagATATTCTCTGATCCTTAGAGAGGGTAGTTTAGTGTCTTAGTCAAGTTCTATAGTAAAGCTTTATAGGTTAAAATTTCAATGTTAGGTTATCCAGACTAAAATCCAACTGTTCCTTCTAcctctttgaatatttttttaaaccctCTAGAGAAAATCCATATTCTTAGGCTTTGTCTGCCTTCCTCATTttctaaaaccagacacattgtaTCATATTTCCATTCCTCTCTTTTTCATGTTTTACAGGAAatgtaaaattaatatttattacattGATGTATCTTACAGCATAAATGATAAAGTATTTTGATTGTCAAGTCAAGTTTAATACTGTTACtgtcaaatatttaatttttaaacattaatatACCAAGTCAAGGTATAAACAGTGTTCAGTAGTTAATGCAATTACCAGAATGAAACAggattcttatttttaatttgtacatGAAACCACTCTGGTGTCTATATTAAATTTTTATGGCtacttaatattaaaattaagtttaaatacCAGACTTATGAGCATAGACTCCATTTCATACTTTTCTAATAAAGGGCCTTACCACTGACACTAGCTTTGCAGGCCTGTGTCATCAGACAGCCCATCCTGAGTagtctaacctctccaaaactgTGGAGAAAACCAGTCTGTAGTTCCAAAGTCTGGTTTATGAAGTTCTCTGGAGAATCATCAAAGCCACTCAGGAGTTAAGAGGATGCTCAGGCAACACTCCTGATTCCAGGAGAGCAGTTCTCCATCTGCGGAGTTGATATATTTGACTTCATACAGATTGTCAGTGGAAGAATATTTATTACTGAAAATAAATTCTTAGAAACCAGACCTAAAATTCTAAAATTGAGGGATTTTACATAAACCTTATTGTTTAATGGTGGTAGGTGAAGAAAGACTCAAACAGATTACAGAATGGTTATCCCCTAAGGCTGCTCacgttttgggttttgtttgttttatttgtttctttttgttttatttgtgtggaTGAGCTTCTTTGAAGACAGACTGTCAATGTGATATTCTTGGTAAATATAAGGTCAATGTTCCTATTTCCGGTGCTATACTTACTTCTGGTCTTAGGTTCCGCTGCGGGAGCACGGGTTACTGTCCCGACATAGCCAAATCCAAGAGCCACACCATACACAACCACTCTCGCAAATGGCACAGATATGGCATCAAGAAACCATGGACACGAAGATGCGAATCTCTTAAGGAAGATGTGCTTTGCCAAGAAACACAAcaagaaaggcctgaagaagTTGCAGGCCAACAATGAAAAGGCAGTGAGTTCAGGCACAGAGGCAATCAAGGCCCTTGTGAAGCCTCAGGCCATCAAgcccaagatgccaaagggccccAGACACAAACTCAGCTATCTCCCTTTCACAGCTCACCCCAAGCTTGGGAAACAAATTCAATACTACATGGCCAAGGATCATAGGCTCTGTCAGTCAAAGCCCAAGGTTCACACCAAGGCAGATTCCAAAGTCGTGGCCCATGTTTCAGCTCCAGCTTAGGCTCCCAGAGATACCCAGGCCCCTGTGAAGGCCCTTGCCAATGTGAAGACAGATAGACTGCTGTaacacacctacccacacactatttgcagattaccAGTGTCCTATGTTGTTTTTACAATAAACTTGAGGCAAGATTTTAGAAAATGGACAATGCCAAATGGTGTTCTTGTTTCTCTCTGACTTTTACTTTAGATAGCTCACAATTCCTATAAGCTTTCTTATTCTATGCATGTTTGTCCGAGATAACATATCTTTTGCAAGATTTGAATGTGCCAGTGAAATTACTCAAGGAGTCAAAAGaattcttaaaacattttctgcTTTGAcagtttctttgtatatatagacTTAATAGGTGTATAAAGAGCTTGACTTAATTTCAATGAAGCTATTTCAACAGCCAAAATATTTGattaatgtacataaaaatatatcaaaatatttctgagttttcagTATTGAGGGTAATAACTACTATagtctatatttaaaatatatgaaaagtaaaaatatagtaaaatattttgtttgggGTTAATCACTGACAAAAGAATAAGAATATGAATTACAAATAAATATCTCTGCTTCATAAGACTCACATGCTTTCTACTATTCTAAAACAGCTCCTGATAATGGTCTCTAATTTAAGTATGCAAGTAGGATGTAAAGAAAACTTGAAGACTTTTTCTGCCTCCCATGTATCATGTATTATGAAGCTGCATTCTGTACTATGTGTTCAATGGTTCTTTCTGTTATCAATAATATAAATGCTCAACGTACATTTGAACCCTCAATACTTGGTTCAGTAATAGGGTACAGTTTTGCTTAAATTCACCAGTAATAGTAGTTTATAAGAAATGCAATATAACACAATACACAGCAATCTAGGTCACAGAAGAATGGGCATGTGTGCCTTGTTCGCATCTTCTTGGCCCAAGGATGACCAGGAACTTTATTGTGAAGATTCTAAACTAGCCACATTAGAGTGACTGCTCCCTTTCAGTTCCGTTGATTAATCAGCCCACCACTCCTGCTAAGCTGTGAAGGGCAGCAGCAAGCGAAGCTTTTTGGTCTTGCTATAGAAACCTGCCTCAGTTTCACAATCATGTTCACTGGTTTCTCTTCGTTTTGGGCATTTGTGGATTTAGTTCTCATGGTTTTGATGATCACCAAAAAGAACTTGAAAGTTCATGCCATGTAGCAATTTATGCTTTTTTTAAGGAGTAATTTTGACTCTTATGCTTCAGAGCATAATATGCAAGAGAGAGTCACTGAACAAGTGAGTAGGCCTGCGCTGTCTCTAAACACCTACACTTCAGACTGGCTATTATTGTTCTATACTTTTGCTGCCTTGTAATAACTCTTCAGTGGTAAAAATCATATTcttgaaaagaaaatcttctgctGGTTCAGtggtgagaaagaaaaataacatgtcGGAGACATACATGGTTCTTAGCTAGAAAGTAAAGACATTTGAAGAATGAAAACCTGTATTAGAAACGGCTAAATTACAGAGAAGGCAAAAAGTGATCCATTTTTCCAGAAGctcagagaagaaaaaggaaaagatgaggAGGTAAAGTACAGTGTGCTTTGGGAGTAGTGAAACGATACTCCATGACTCTGTCATGGTAGACATCCATTATGTATTTCTCATAAGTAGTAGAGCtatacaggagagagagagagagagagagagagagagagagagagagagagagagagagagagagagagagagagagagctgattcCTAATGTATATATTACCACTCCATTACAAGGTGTTCATAGAGAATTGTTTGCAGAGGGAGAAGAGTCTACAGAAGAACTATGCATTTTCTGCCCCCTTCCAACTACAATCCTAACTGCCTTAGAAGGAAAGCCCTTTTTAAATAAGCAGAATTGGATAGTGTTCTCTCTGCTCACACACTGTTCATCAAGTGGGAAAtaatatgttcatgtgtgcacaggcAGTGCACACATTTCTACAGAGCAACTGGGAAGTTGTCAGATAAACAGGTAAATTAAGAAGTGTTTGAGGAATGGCACCACTCTAGGAAACTAATGGGAAGGGGACATAGATGTAAACATATTTTCAGAGTTAAAGAGGAACTTTTCATACAGTAGAGGTCTAAGAAAGCATGATTTAAAATCTGGAAAGACAGGGGGCAGAGCATTTTCTCTGACAACCTGTAGACAGGCTAGATCTTAGGGTCTTCTTGAGTTTCTTTGAAGTACATTCCTTGTTAGAATATGCCTACATGCCATCTCTGCTTGTATGTCAGCATATTTTGTTGTCACTGTAGTTCATTTTGCTCAATTGCATTATAAGCAGAAGAATATAATACGATATGGGGTTGATGTTATCTGAGTATTTGAGCAACTTTTGTTGCTACATGTATACAAATGACACACACTCATAGATCCAGGACTGATAATAAAGAATTCAGTGAAAAATTTTCATCAACAGTCATCtttggagagagggagaatgaaAGAGTTCTGGAGGCAGTTCATCAGAGCATACTTGAAAACATTGGAAAAGTTTCCTTTGAGACTGAGAAGGTCTACTTTTCTTTGAAGGAAGTGAAATTTGCTGCAACAGTAGAAGGGAAGTaaaatttctattaattttaagaaTGCGTGCTTGAGAGATGAAGCTAAATGTAAAAGAACAACTTAGGTAGAatcaaaatgaacaaagaaaaatgtaatagtaaaatagaaaaatatagaaaaatataatagCAACCCCAGCTGatagcctttttattttctacagaAATCAAAACAAGATTCCAGAGAGGCAGAGTAGCTTATAAATATAATAGCAGAATAGCAAACGAGACAAAAAGCATATTTCTAGCTTAAAATGTAATTAACCAGGTGCTCTATAATTAATGATAACTGGTGTTTTCCAATCCCATCATAGAATTTTCGCAGACTACATACATTACTGAGAAAATTAGCCATCTACATAGCAATAACATTAAGGGCATCATTTCGAAAAGCAccacataaaataaacactgcCTTGAAAACTGGGGTGGTTGCTAGGAAATAGAGTCAAGCGCAATCCTTTCCAGTTATgtctgatttttccattttatatcttCCTCAATCATTAGGGCTTAACCCCTACAGGAATTTACATGAGCATAGCTTTCATGCTTCTGCAAATATAAATTTTCCAGGGGTTCCATTCGGTCCTTAGAAGGCTCTGGGCATCAGCGCAAAGAATTTTGGGCAGGGTCAGTTGTTCTGGAAAAGGACAACACTGGGCTTCTTGACCATATGGGGGTTTGATACAGCACAGGGGAAGATGGAACTCAGTTGAGTCCCTGTGGAaatttatcttttcttctctttcagcgGGATGAATCAAAGGAGAAGAGGCTTAAGGGTAAGCCAAATCAAGTGCTTTGAGTTATTTTAAGAAGAAGCAATTCAGTGCAATAGTTGCCAAACCAAAAATGCCTGGACAGCCTGCTCAAAGAGACAGCaataggaagagaggagaggatgccAGAAACGCTAGCCAAGGAGCACCTAGCAGGGCAGCTTCCCTCCTCTGAATGATCTTTTCAATGGTGCTGTTCATCAAGGGGATGAGGATTCCagagaggtttctctgtgtgggatCCCAAGATTAACTTCTCATTCCTTCTACCTACCCAGAAGACGTGCTTCCAGAGCATGATTGGATTATACAAATAGGAATGGATATGACTTAAGGAAACAGTTCCTGGTGACCTCTGGAATCTTTCTTCACTCAGGTAGCAAtagcttttgcatttggagcacccAAAGCATTACCCCCACTCTTCATCTTATTAAGCCTCTTGTTCCTCTGTGGGATGGAGCAAATTTTCCCATCTGTAGATAAAACTAAGAAGTTTAGAGCTTTCCAATCTGTGTCAACGGGGGCAGGGAGAACAAGAGCCTGAAAGTCTGAGCCAAGAGCACTGAAGATGAGACCAAAGACCCACTGCTAATGCAGGAGTCTTATATACTAACTTATATAGTCTTATATACACCACTTATAATACTAACAAACTGTGCTCCCATTAAAGAGCCTTGCGTATGGAAATCTAGAGAAAGCAACATCAGTGGTGGGAAAAATCTTCAGGCATAGCATGGGAAGAGATGCCATGAGAATGTTTTCCCAAGAGTCAGCGAGTCAGCCAGGAGTGGTGAAAATaaacttgtaaaagaaaactttaatGTCTTCTAAATATACATGAAAAAGTGTGTGccagaggatatatatatatttctgggtTAAGTATTTTGAGCCAATGCCACTATCATTTTAGGAAGAAACTTACCAATGCATAATATtaacaataacagcaaaacatATACCGTGTCTGATGTAGAGAATGCCAAGGTCAccataaataaagtaaatgttaAAATGACCTTCTTCTAGCCAatccatgcacatatgtgcagacAATCAGACACCCCATGAGAAAGTGGACCTGTTTCCAGGCCTTTGTTAGATAGAAAACTGTCAAGTGGTAGCAAAAGAAGGGAGTCTTTGATTGATGAATACACTCAAGTCCCATGATGTATTGTACCTGAGATAGCACCATTTCTCATTTCCTGACGCACACTTGCCTTTAGGGAAAGGGAAATGAAGTTTCCTTTAACAGCAGAACATTTTACTAGACCCAGGCAGCACAGTTGAGGAACATAGAATCCTGTTTCACACAGCCCACTCAGCCTTTGCGTCCAGTGACTCTTAATAAGCAGGCGCCTACAGTTCCAACCGCCCACACTTAGTGTCATGGTGAACACTACTTCCATCCTTGTCTCACACAGAGTTTTCCCACTATTCTCTGGACACATTCTAGTGAATGTGCATTCAAAGTGGATGTGTAACCCTTAAAGTATTTTACTGGGATCCTGCCCAGAACCCCTTTCACATTATGCCTTTAAGAAGTTGAAAATGTTTAGATAACACCCACAGTGGGATAAGCTCTTCaccaattagcaatcaagaaaatccccACAAATATAGTCTTATAGGCCAGGCAGATGGAGGCAGTCCTACAATTGGGACTCCCTCAGACACTTGGGGCTGAATCAAATTGATAGCTGAAGCTCACTAGGATGCAAGATAATTGTTTTTAAGTAGGAGCCCATTTAAAATCAAAAGCAAGTTATACATTGCCCATACATAGAATGGAACTGAGCTATAAAAGAAAGCTAACTGAGCATAACAGAGATAGTTAGACAATAAACAGCATTCCTCCATCATTCCTACCTGCAAGTTCCTGCCCAATTTCCCTCAAAGATGGACTTTGACCTGGaagtttaatattaaataaacccttttcttctccaaaaaacaaacaaacaaacaaaaaacaaaacaaaacaaaaaaaccaacccccccaaaaaacaacaacaacaacaacaacaaaagttgaAAATGTATCCTGCGTTGTTGGGCATTCCCGAGTTTATTCTTGAGGGAATAGTTTTAGTTTATATCTGACCCGCACTTTAATGCCTTTGAGATCATCATCCCAATAGAGAGAACAAAGCTTTCTATTTTTACATGACTGAACTGTTCTTCTAGAAGCATCTCTGAAATGTGCAGGTTGCTCCATTTGTCACCTGGGGTGTTGTGGCTGGAATACTGGCTGTCACTTACTTCTCTTGTACTTTGTTCACTGAGCAGGATTTCCCTAGTGAGGATTATCTCACTAGGTGAATAGACTAAGAAGAGGATCAAATCATCTGGTTGCTCCTAGTTACCTTTCTCATTCATGCATTGACACGATGGGGCATTGACTAGCTGGATGGCTGTGCAGTGTAGCTGTGCACTTTTCGGACTTATATGGTTAAGTCATGG is part of the Apodemus sylvaticus chromosome 13, mApoSyl1.1, whole genome shotgun sequence genome and harbors:
- the LOC127663646 gene encoding 60S ribosomal protein L29-like; this translates as MASRNHGHEDANLLRKMCFAKKHNKKGLKKLQANNEKAVSSGTEAIKALVKPQAIKPKMPKGPRHKLSYLPFTAHPKLGKQIQYYMAKDHRLCQSKPKVHTKADSKVVAHVSAPA